GAGGTGATTACCCAGGTGCCGGTCTATCATCCCTTCCTCTTTGCCCTGAACGAGCACCACCGGATTGCCCGGCACAACCCCCTCCTGCGCACCGAGTCTGGCTGGGAGATTGACTTTGAGCAACTGGAAAGCCTGGTAACCCCCCGCACCCGGCTCCTGATGCTGTGCAACCCCCAGAACCCCACCGGGCGGGTCTTCCGGCGCGACGAACTGGAACAACTGGCCGAGTTTGCCCTGCGCCACCGCCTGTGGGTGATGTCCGATGAACTATGGGCCGACCTGATTTATGAAGGGGAGCACATTCCCATTGCTTCGCTGAGCCCAGAAATTGCCCAGCGCACCGTCACCCTCACCGGACCCTGCAAAACCTACAACACGGCGGGGCTGGGCGGTGGGGTAGCCATCAGCCACAACAAGCAGATTCTGGCTGCGATGGCCCAGGTGCTGAAGGGTATTGGCGGCCACCCCAACGTGCTCTCCATGGCCGCCTGGCGGGCCGCCCTCGAGCACGCCCAGGACTGGCTCCAGGAAGTACGGGCTTATTTGCAGGGCAATCGCGACTTCATCACAGGGTTCATGGCCCAGCACCTGCCCCAGGTCGGCTACCTGCCCCCGGAGGGCACCTACCTGGCCTGGTTCGATTTCTCACGCGCCCCCTTTGCCCAGGAGGTTCACAAGGTAATGCTCGAGCGGGCCAAGGTCGGCCTCAACGACGGCAAGATTTTTGGGCCGCAGTACCAGGGCTGGCTGCGCCTGAACTTTGCCACCAGCCGGAGCCTGGTGCAGGAGGCGCTCTTGCGGATCGCGCGGGTGGTGCAAACAGTGGATTGAGTCCAACACAGCGAATCCGTTGGGCTGCTCATGCAAAAGGGGTAGGTTTGGGCCTCGAGCTCCTTCACGAACTGCTCCAAACTCACCAGCGAGAGCACTCCAGGGGAGGTCGGCACAACTACATCGGCCTTATCGGCGTATTCTCGCAGGGTTTTGCCCCTGGGATGTTCGGCGGTATCTATCACCCATGTGCTCGAACCGCCTGGGCCGGGCCTCCTCGGAACTCGCCACCTCAAAGGGCAACCCCGACCCCTGCCACGCCCAAGCCAGCGCCCCCGGCAGGCTCGGCATCCACCAGTAAGTTAGGGCCCCGCAGTTGCAGAAATGCAGCCAGGTGAATGGCCGTGGTGATCCTGCCCACCCCGCCTTTGAGCGAGGTCACCAGAACGCGCATGTTTGCTCCATTTTATGTGCTTAGCAGGTTTGTTGAATTCAGTTAAACGGCTGCCCCAAGGCCCATCTATGCTACGCTCCTTCACAGAAGCAGCCACACTTTGGCTCACGCCGCCCTTCCCCTATCGTGCAGGAGAGGGCAGGGTGAGGTTACAAAACTGCGGTTTTACGCAGTACCTGGGTTCAGGGCATTGCTCGAGACCCTCCCTACGCTGTAGCGAGGGGCTCGAGGTCAATCCCTCCCAGATACCTGGAGGCGTATGAACCTCGCTACAGCGGGGTAGTCAGTCTCGAGCGACCCCTCCAAACAGAAACCGCATCATGTCGGGAAAACGCCGCGCCCAGTGGCCTTCGTTGTGGACACCCTCCTTGTCTTCCACATACAGGTAGTCGTGGCCGGGCTGCCAGCCTTTTTGCAGGAGTATGCGGTGCATACGGCGCACCCCTTCCAGATAGCGGCGGCTGCTCACATGGGACAGGGTGAGCTCACGGAAGCCCACATCCATGTAGAGCCGGCCTGGCACCTGGCGGGCTTTTTCCACAAAGCTGTAAATAGCGCCGTCGGCAAACCAGAACGCCGGGCTCACCACGCCCGCAATGCCAAAGACCTCGGGGTGATAGTAGTACGCACACAAGCTGATGAACCCACCCATCGAAGAGCCCATCACGCCGGTGTGGTCGCGGTCTGGTAGGGTACGAAACTCGTCGTCTATGAAGGGTTTGATGGTCTCGGTGAGGAACTTGAGGTATTTCTCGCCCTTGCCGCCCCCATGCTTGGGGTCGCGGAAGGGGCTGTATTCGTTGAGGCGCTCCACCCCCATGTTGGGGATGCCCACCACAATGGCCTCTATTCCCTCCCCGGCCAGCTTCTCCATGCTCTCGTCTACCTGCCACTCGCCCACGTAGCTGGTAGCTTCGTCGAAGAGGTTCTGGCCGTCGTGCATGTAGAGCACGGGGTAGTGCTGGTTACTTGTGCGATAGGAGGGGGGCAGGTAAACAAGAAGATCGCGCTTGTTGCCGAGCTGGGGGCTGCGCAGGTCTTTGAATACCAGAACCTCCCCCACTACGGTGTGGCCGGGGCCGGTAGGGTGGGGTTGCCATACTTGGGACTGAGCTAAAACGCCCATTGGCGTATTGTACGGGCTTGCCGTCAAAAGTCGAGTCTAAAGCGAGGCTGGTAGCAGCAGGCCTCGAGCAAGGTTCCTCGAGCGTTATGGCAAAAACCATGGTTAGCAGACATCTTCTGGCCCCTTGGGTATCTCCGCAGCAACCCCTTCTTAACCGTTCATAACGTTTTCTTTAGCGAACCGTGTTTTTGTTGGATAGCCCCACATTCCGCCAAAGCCCCTCGCCCACACTGGATGCATGAAAGCCTGGGGTTTCTGGGCCATCGTATGGCTGGGTAGCCTGGCCTTTGGCAACGTTTGTTCCAGCGCTTTCTATCCCACCGACCCCGACCTGCGCTGGCGCTACCGCAATCTGAACGATAACCAGGTCTACACCCAAACCTTTACACAAGCGGGGGTGGGTGCGCTCCTGGAGCAGCGACGCTTTGCCGCTCGCACCGAGACCACCCAGTGGACGTGTACCCCTCAGGGCTTGCGTACCCTACCGGAAGGCGAAATGCCCATTCCAGGCGGTAGCGTGCGACTGACCCGGCTCACCGGCGTAATCATTCCCAGCAACGAAACCTGGCGGGTAGGCGGGCGCTGGGTCTACCGCTACGAACTAAAGGGCCGCATTGCCGTTTTCGACCTGACGGGTTTTCTCGAGGTCGAGAACCGCATCGTGGCCAAAGAAACCATCAGCGTACCTGCAGGCCGCTTCGAGGCCTTGCGGGTCGAGGCCAGTTTCCGGGGCGAGTTTGGCATTGGTTTTGGCGGCAGGGCCACCTACTGGTTTGCCGAGGGGGTGGGTGTGGTAAAGCAGGTCAGCGAGGGCACTTTTGGCGGGCAGAGCAGCGAGCTGATTGAGTTTGGGCGATAGAGCGCTTATCGCACATTCAGAGCCATGCGGCTTTTAGAAAGCTTTTATAACAGTAGGGCGGTCGTTTGGAAGGGTGGCCAGGCCTGTAAAGGGCGTGATAAGCAGTCAAAATGTGCTGCTACTTTGCTACCCCCAGGCATTTACATCCTCGAGTACCCTTCTGACCGCTTGCTCCAACGGCTCAGGTTCGTTTGTGATTGCATCCCAAAGTATTCGGCTATCAGTCGAGAAGTATGCATGAATCAGAATATCTCGCATTCCTGCGATGAGCCTCCAGGGAATCTGGGGCTGTTGGTTGCGAATTTCGTCAGGGATTTGTTTGATCGCTTCACCGATTACCAAAAAGTTACGAATACAAGCATCCAGCACGAGTTCGTTTTGGTCAAACTCTTCAAACCCCAGCCCCTTTGTATAGCGGCGAATACGTGCTGAAGCCTCGAGAATATCCTGCAAAAAGAGTCTAAGCCTACGCGACACGTCTCAGAGCTCCCTCGAGGCTCTGGCGCACCTCGGGCTTGAGGCTCTGGAAGGTTGTTAGGTCGACTGCTGCCCCCAGCCACTCCTCGAGCGCCAGCTTGAGTCCTACATAGTCGCGCAGGGTATAGCGCTCTAGCTCAACCACAAAATCCACATCGCTGTCCGGGTGAGCATCCTCCCTTGCCACCGAACCAAAAACGTAGAGTTGCTTCACGCCAAAAGCACGAAGCTCAACCATGTGTTGGC
This DNA window, taken from Meiothermus sp. CFH 77666, encodes the following:
- a CDS encoding PatB family C-S lyase, which produces MQLDHLSPHTLRDPYGYSGKWHFYPEDVLPMWVADMDFPISPAITQAIVERLQERVGYPPMTGDKALLQLLIQQQSRHGLTGLAPENLLLTTSVVPAIYASVLALSSPGDEVITQVPVYHPFLFALNEHHRIARHNPLLRTESGWEIDFEQLESLVTPRTRLLMLCNPQNPTGRVFRRDELEQLAEFALRHRLWVMSDELWADLIYEGEHIPIASLSPEIAQRTVTLTGPCKTYNTAGLGGGVAISHNKQILAAMAQVLKGIGGHPNVLSMAAWRAALEHAQDWLQEVRAYLQGNRDFITGFMAQHLPQVGYLPPEGTYLAWFDFSRAPFAQEVHKVMLERAKVGLNDGKIFGPQYQGWLRLNFATSRSLVQEALLRIARVVQTVD
- a CDS encoding nucleotidyltransferase domain-containing protein, whose protein sequence is MVELRAFGVKQLYVFGSVAREDAHPDSDVDFVVELERYTLRDYVGLKLALEEWLGAAVDLTTFQSLKPEVRQSLEGALRRVA
- a CDS encoding alpha/beta hydrolase-fold protein, whose product is MGVLAQSQVWQPHPTGPGHTVVGEVLVFKDLRSPQLGNKRDLLVYLPPSYRTSNQHYPVLYMHDGQNLFDEATSYVGEWQVDESMEKLAGEGIEAIVVGIPNMGVERLNEYSPFRDPKHGGGKGEKYLKFLTETIKPFIDDEFRTLPDRDHTGVMGSSMGGFISLCAYYYHPEVFGIAGVVSPAFWFADGAIYSFVEKARQVPGRLYMDVGFRELTLSHVSSRRYLEGVRRMHRILLQKGWQPGHDYLYVEDKEGVHNEGHWARRFPDMMRFLFGGVARD
- a CDS encoding DUF86 domain-containing protein, with product MQDILEASARIRRYTKGLGFEEFDQNELVLDACIRNFLVIGEAIKQIPDEIRNQQPQIPWRLIAGMRDILIHAYFSTDSRILWDAITNEPEPLEQAVRRVLEDVNAWG